A segment of the Deltaproteobacteria bacterium genome:
GTTCGAGCGCTTCGCCCGGGCGGTGGACGCCGTGCGCGAGGCCGGCCACCGGCCCCGCTGGATCCACCTGGCCAACAGCGCCGCGACCCTGACCCGGACGGCGCGCGTCGCCGCCGGCGGGCAGCGGGTCTCCCACACCCTCATCCGCCCCGGGCTCGCCCTCTACGGCTACCCTCCCTCCGATCAGGCGCGCTCGGCGGCGAAGCTCGAGCCGGTGCTGCGCTGGAGCACCCGGATCTCGCACCTCAAGCGGGTCGGCAGCGGCTTCAAGGTCTCCTACGGTCAGACCTGGACCTCCCGCCGCGAGAGCCTCATCGCGACCCTCCCGGTGGGCTACGCCGACGGCTACGACCGCCGCAACTCGAACGGCGCGCCGGTGCTGGTCCACGGCCAGCGCTGCCCCGTCATCGGGCGGGTCTGCATGGATCTGATGATGATCGACGTCACCGACGTCCCCGAGGCCGCCGTGGGCGACGAGGTCGTGCTCCTCGGGGCGCAGGGGGAGGGCTTCATCGGCGCCGACGAGCTCGCGGAGCGGGCGGGGACCATCTCCTACGAGGTGCTGTGTGGGGTCGGTCCCCGGGTTCCCCGCGGGGCCAAGTAGCTGCCCCGGGCCAGACCCGTACACGTGTACGTGCACGTCGACGTGTACGGCTTCTCGGGGCTCCCCGCTGGACTTCCTCTTTCTGCTATCTTCGGCGGTCCGGGGTCCGCGAGGGGCGGACCTCCCCAGAGGGTAGAGTCACGCAGTGAGAGCCATCCGGGCATTCTTCGAGTCCATCGGTCAGTCGGTGCTCTCCTTCTTCACGGCGCTGGGGGGGATGATGGTGCTCCTCTTCCAGACCCTGGTCTGGGGTCTCCGGCCGCCCTACCGCTTCTCCCTCTTCTTCATCCAGGCCGAGTCCATCGGCGTGGGCTCCCTCTTCATCGTCGCCCTGACCGGCCTCTTCACCGGGATGGTCTTCGCCGAGCAGTCGAACTACGCCTTCGGGCTCTTCGGCGCCGAGGGGCTGACCGGCGCGACCGTGACCCTCTCCCTGACCCGCGAGCTGGCGCCGGTGCTCACCGCCCTGATGGTCACCGGCCGCTCGGGCTCCGCGATGACCTCCGAGCTGGGCACCATGCGGGTCACCGAGCAGATCGACGCGCTGACCACCATGGCGGTGAACCCGATCCAGTACCTGGTGGTGCCCCGGATCACGGCCTCCACCCTGATGGTGCCGGCCCTCTGCATGGTCTTCAACGTGGTCGGGGTGATGGGCGCCTACGGGGTGAGCGTGGTCTTCGGAGACCAGAGCGCCGGCACCTTCATCGACCGGACCCGCTACCTGGTCGACCCCATCGACATCTGGTCCGGCGCGGTGAAGGCCACGGTCTTCGGCACCGTCATCGCGCTCATCGCCTGTTTCCGGGGCTTCTACGCCTCGGGCGGCTCCAAGGGCGTGGGGCTGGCCACCACCGAGGCTGTGGTGACGGCCTCCATCGCCATCTTCATCCTCGACTACTTCCTCACGGTCCTCCTCCTCATCTGATGCCCGAGCCCATCATCAAGATCCGGGGGCTCCACAAGTCCTTCGGGGACCACCACGTCCTGCGGGGCATCGATCTCGACATCGAGGCCGGCAGCACCGTGGTCATCCTCGGGGCCTCGGGCTCGGGCAAGAGCGTGCTGATGAAGCACATGATCGGCCTGCTCAAGCCCGACGCGGGCCAGGTCCTCGTGGACGACGAGGACATCGTGAGCATGGGCGAGTCCGAGCTGCAGCGGGTCCGCCAGAAATTCGGGATGGTCTTCCAGCAGGCGGCCCTCTTCGACTCGATGACCGTCTTCGACAACGTCGCCTTCCCCCTGCGCGAGCACAGCCGCCGGATGCCCTTGAAGGAGGTCCGGGAGAGGGTCGCCGAGAAGCTCGGCGCCGTGGGCCTCTCGGGCACCGAGGAGAAGCTCCCCGCTGAGCTCTCCGGCGGCATGCGCAAGCGGGTCGGCCTGGCCCGGGGCCTGGTCCTCGATCCCAAGATCGTCCTCTACGACGAGCCCACCACGGGGCTCGATCCCCTCACCACCGACGACGTGGACGAGATGATCCTCGAGGCCCGCAGGGCCTTCGAGGTGACCAGCGTGGTCATCTCCCACGACATCGCCAGCGCCTTCAAGGTGGCGACCAAGCTGGCGGTCCTCTACCATGGGGAAATCGTCGCGGAGGGGAACCAGGACGAGCTTCGAGCCCATCCTCATCCTCATGTGCAGGAGTTCCTGGGCATGTGGTTCTCCAAGAACTGACACCTCATGCAGAACTTCTGGTCACCTCTGAAAGTCGGCGTGCTCACCATGGGCGCGCTCCTCTCGGCGATCTACGGCATCGCCGAGGTCACCAAGAGCAGCCTCGACGACGACAACTCCTACGTGCTCACCGCGGTCTTCCAGGACGCCTCGGGGCTGCGCACCAAGAGCAGGGTGCAGATCGCCGGCATCGAGGTCGGACAGATCGACGACATCCGCCTCGAGGGCGCCCGCGCGCGGGTCTACCTGCGGGTGAAGAAAGAGGTGCCCCTCCACCTCGACGCCCGCGCCAGCAAGCGCAGCGAGGGCTTCATCGGCGACATGGCCCTCGACCTCTGGCCGGGCACCGAGGAGAAGGCCCTGCTCAAGCACGGGGACGAGATCAAGGACGTGCAGTCCATGGGCGACATGGACAAGGTCTTCGCCACCCTCGGGGACATCACCGAGGACATCCAGGCGATGACCTCCAACCTGCGCACTCTGCTGGCCGGCGACGACGTCGGCGGCATCAAGAAGATCATCGACGAGATCGGGCTGCTCACCGAGAAGGTGAACGAGACCATCGGCGAGGCCGGCGTGAAGCTGAAGGCCATCCTGGAGGACGTCCAGGAGGTCACCGGCTCGGTCACCGACCTGGCCGACGAGGAGGCGAAGACGGTCAGCAGCATCCTGCGCAACGTCGACAAGGTCTCCCAGCAGATGCAGGCCGCCATCACCGACGTCCAGGACGTCCTGGCCACGGTGAAGGGGGTCCTGGGGACCTCCGAGGGGGAGCTCAAGGACGGGGTCGCGGGCATCCGCCAGAGCCTGGAGAAGGTGAACAGCTCCCTCGATCAGCTCAACTCGGTCACCACCAAGATCTCGGAGGGGGAGGGGACCATCGGCCGGCTGGTCACCGACGACACCCTCATCCGCGAGATCGAGGAGACCGTCGGCGACGCCGCCGACTTCGTGGACCGCCTGATCAAGCTGCAGACCGAGGTCAGCCTGATCTCCGAGTTCCACACCCGCAAGGCCTCCAGCCGGGAGAACCTGGGCCTGCGCCTGATCCCCTCCGAGGACAAGTGGTACGAGGTGGCGGTGATCAGCCCGCCCCGGGGCATCCCCGAGATCGAGACCACGGACGTCATCGACGAGAACGGGAACGTCACCACCACCACCCTGCGCACCACCAAGAACGGGATCGGCTTCAACCTCCTCTTCGCCCACCGCTGGCGGATGAAGGGCTGGTCGGTCACCGGCAAGTTCGGCCTCATCGAGACCACCGGCGGCCTGGCCGGCGACGTGGGCCTCTTCGGGGAGCACCTGCGCCTCTCGGTGGAGGCCTACGAGTTCACCAGCATGGACCGGAAGTACCCGCGGGTGCGGGCCTTCGCCACGATCTCCTTCCTCAAGCACCTCTACGTCACCGGCGGCGTGGACGATGCCCTGAACCCCACGACCGTCGCTCCGGCGGGGGTCGGCGGGGCGGACGCGGCCCGCTTCGAGCTGCCCGCCCGGGACTTCTTCGTGGGCGCGGGCTTCTACTTCACCGACGAGGACCTCAAGACCCTCCTCACCACGGTCGGGGTCCCGAGCATGGGGGGTGGGTAGAAATACCTACTCCGGAACCAAAGTGCTTGATCTTTGGGTTCCCCCCACATAAATACGCGTGCTTCGACCCGCCCGTGGCAGCTGTGCCGACGGGGCGCGCGCGAATTCCCGCAAGATTTCACGAGAGGTAATCCATGGCGACTGTCCTTCGACTGGCCCGTGCCGGTGCCAAGAAGAAGCCCTTCTACCACGTGGTGGCGGCCGATACCCGGTCTCCCCGCGACGGCCGTTTCATCGAGAAGATCGGGACCTACGACCCCTCCAACAAGGAGAGCGGCGTGAACTTCAAGGCCGATCGCGTCGATCACTGGCTCTCCGTCGGCGCTCGTCAGAGCCCGACCGTGGCCGGTCTGATCAAAGCCTGGAAGAAGCAGGCCGCTTCTTCCGAGGCCTGAAGCTCTCGATCGCGGTACGTGTGAGGGCCTCGAGCAGCGAGGCCCTCGCGGCGTTCCTCCGCTCGACCGACGACCCCGCTCTATGAACAGCGGAGCCACCACGCCCGTGCTCGAGGAACTGGTGACGCAGATCGCCTGCGCCCTGGTCGACGAGGTCGATCAGGTCCAGGTGAACGTCATCCAGGGCGAGCAGACCTCGGTGATCGAGCTGAAGGTCGCCAAGAGCGACCTCGGCAAGATCATCGGGCGCAAGGGCCGGACGGCGACCGCCATGCGCACCATCCTCGCCGCCGCCTCCACCAAGCTGCGGCAGCGCACGGTGCTCGAGATCATCGAGTAGGTCTCCTCTTCGCGCCGCTCGAAGGACTCGCGATGCGTGGCACCTCGCAGGATCGGGTCATCCTCGGCACCCTCGGCCGCCCCCACGGCCTGAAGGGCGAGCTGCGCTTCTTCCCCGGGCACCCGGAGTCGGAGCTGCTGGAGTCCCTCGAGGTGGTCCACCTGGGCGAGCGCGGCGAGCGCGGCGTCCTCGGGGCGCGCCCGGCGGGGCGCTTCTGGATCCTCGAGCTGGAGGGGGTGAGGGATCGCGACGCCGCCGAGGCCCTCAAGGGGGTCGAGGTCTGGGTCCCGCGGGACACGCTGCCGGAGCCCGAGGAGGGCGAGACCTACCTCACCGACCTGATCGGCTGCGAGGTGTGCAGCCAGGAGGGTGAGCGCCTCGGCCGGATCACCGGCCTCGAGGTGGGGGGGAGCCAGGCCTTCCTCACCGTGGAGGCCAGCGGAGGGGACTGGCTCCTGCCTGCGGTGGAGGCCTTCCTCGTCGAGCTGGACGAGGCGTCCCGGATCCTGACCGTCTCCCTCCCCGAGGGTCTGGTGGAGAGCCAGAGGGAGTAGGGCGATGCGCTTCGAGATCCTGACCCTCTTCCCCGAGCTGCTCCAGGAGCCCCTCCAGGGGAGCATCCTCGGCCGGGCGGAGACCGCG
Coding sequences within it:
- the alr gene encoding alanine racemase encodes the protein MYPAPRLHRPTRVEIDLAALQRNAVACHRLVSGAATGEGAPPRTLVVVKADAYGHGATLVAPALQAVAEEADIAFFGVALIEEGLELRAAGIALPILVLGGAFGQEGLVDAVREELTPVVFRPEHLRDLSLAAAAAGLEEPFPVHLKIDTGMGRIGLLPEELPAFLDHFADHPRLLLDGVLSHFANADLADDEETEAQFERFARAVDAVREAGHRPRWIHLANSAATLTRTARVAAGGQRVSHTLIRPGLALYGYPPSDQARSAAKLEPVLRWSTRISHLKRVGSGFKVSYGQTWTSRRESLIATLPVGYADGYDRRNSNGAPVLVHGQRCPVIGRVCMDLMMIDVTDVPEAAVGDEVVLLGAQGEGFIGADELAERAGTISYEVLCGVGPRVPRGAK
- a CDS encoding ABC transporter permease yields the protein MRAIRAFFESIGQSVLSFFTALGGMMVLLFQTLVWGLRPPYRFSLFFIQAESIGVGSLFIVALTGLFTGMVFAEQSNYAFGLFGAEGLTGATVTLSLTRELAPVLTALMVTGRSGSAMTSELGTMRVTEQIDALTTMAVNPIQYLVVPRITASTLMVPALCMVFNVVGVMGAYGVSVVFGDQSAGTFIDRTRYLVDPIDIWSGAVKATVFGTVIALIACFRGFYASGGSKGVGLATTEAVVTASIAIFILDYFLTVLLLI
- a CDS encoding ABC transporter ATP-binding protein — its product is MPEPIIKIRGLHKSFGDHHVLRGIDLDIEAGSTVVILGASGSGKSVLMKHMIGLLKPDAGQVLVDDEDIVSMGESELQRVRQKFGMVFQQAALFDSMTVFDNVAFPLREHSRRMPLKEVRERVAEKLGAVGLSGTEEKLPAELSGGMRKRVGLARGLVLDPKIVLYDEPTTGLDPLTTDDVDEMILEARRAFEVTSVVISHDIASAFKVATKLAVLYHGEIVAEGNQDELRAHPHPHVQEFLGMWFSKN
- a CDS encoding MlaD family protein translates to MQNFWSPLKVGVLTMGALLSAIYGIAEVTKSSLDDDNSYVLTAVFQDASGLRTKSRVQIAGIEVGQIDDIRLEGARARVYLRVKKEVPLHLDARASKRSEGFIGDMALDLWPGTEEKALLKHGDEIKDVQSMGDMDKVFATLGDITEDIQAMTSNLRTLLAGDDVGGIKKIIDEIGLLTEKVNETIGEAGVKLKAILEDVQEVTGSVTDLADEEAKTVSSILRNVDKVSQQMQAAITDVQDVLATVKGVLGTSEGELKDGVAGIRQSLEKVNSSLDQLNSVTTKISEGEGTIGRLVTDDTLIREIEETVGDAADFVDRLIKLQTEVSLISEFHTRKASSRENLGLRLIPSEDKWYEVAVISPPRGIPEIETTDVIDENGNVTTTTLRTTKNGIGFNLLFAHRWRMKGWSVTGKFGLIETTGGLAGDVGLFGEHLRLSVEAYEFTSMDRKYPRVRAFATISFLKHLYVTGGVDDALNPTTVAPAGVGGADAARFELPARDFFVGAGFYFTDEDLKTLLTTVGVPSMGGG
- the rpsP gene encoding 30S ribosomal protein S16, with product MATVLRLARAGAKKKPFYHVVAADTRSPRDGRFIEKIGTYDPSNKESGVNFKADRVDHWLSVGARQSPTVAGLIKAWKKQAASSEA
- a CDS encoding KH domain-containing protein, giving the protein MLEELVTQIACALVDEVDQVQVNVIQGEQTSVIELKVAKSDLGKIIGRKGRTATAMRTILAAASTKLRQRTVLEIIE
- the rimM gene encoding ribosome maturation factor RimM (Essential for efficient processing of 16S rRNA); this encodes MRGTSQDRVILGTLGRPHGLKGELRFFPGHPESELLESLEVVHLGERGERGVLGARPAGRFWILELEGVRDRDAAEALKGVEVWVPRDTLPEPEEGETYLTDLIGCEVCSQEGERLGRITGLEVGGSQAFLTVEASGGDWLLPAVEAFLVELDEASRILTVSLPEGLVESQRE